Proteins encoded in a region of the Streptomyces sp. NBC_00513 genome:
- a CDS encoding DUF4440 domain-containing protein produces MGQETDEVGEAIAGELRLMDAGVRVSRSLALQLLDPDFVEVGASGRRWTYTEMLAELPELGGAAEGGPHYEPSNFSGVLLAPGLVHLTYETVFDGNRARRSSLWRKQGAAGTWQMYYHQATPIPPDGM; encoded by the coding sequence ATGGGCCAAGAGACGGATGAGGTAGGCGAAGCGATCGCAGGCGAGCTGCGTCTGATGGACGCCGGCGTGCGTGTATCCCGCTCGCTGGCCCTACAGCTTCTGGACCCGGACTTCGTCGAGGTTGGTGCCTCTGGGCGCCGATGGACGTATACGGAGATGCTGGCCGAGTTGCCCGAACTGGGTGGTGCAGCAGAAGGCGGTCCCCACTATGAGCCCTCGAACTTCAGCGGAGTGCTGTTGGCCCCCGGACTGGTGCATCTCACCTACGAGACAGTGTTTGACGGAAACCGGGCACGGCGCAGTTCGCTCTGGCGCAAGCAGGGCGCCGCCGGGACATGGCAGATGTACTACCACCAGGCGACACCCATCCCGCCCGACGGCATGTAG
- a CDS encoding SUMF1/EgtB/PvdO family nonheme iron enzyme yields MVGVPPGRVTLSDRRTRHSWVVEVEPFQMAAFPVTQFQYERVTGQRPSGAQGDRLPVEGVSWWDAIQFCNALSRHDGLTPAYHLHADAETADWDTSADGYRLPTEAEWEHACRAGTTGPRYGQLDEVAWYQGNSDGQIHPVGGKQPNAWGLYDMLGNAWDWCWDVYDAEVYGTYRVLRGGGWADEHWSCRASVRRRSHPTFRIDDVGFRVARSTPPTSAVTASF; encoded by the coding sequence ATGGTTGGCGTCCCGCCGGGACGGGTGACGCTGTCGGACCGGCGGACGCGGCACAGTTGGGTGGTCGAGGTCGAGCCGTTCCAGATGGCGGCGTTCCCGGTCACCCAATTCCAGTATGAACGGGTCACTGGTCAGCGGCCGAGTGGCGCCCAAGGCGACCGGCTGCCCGTGGAGGGCGTTTCATGGTGGGACGCGATCCAGTTCTGCAACGCGCTGTCCCGGCACGACGGGCTGACACCCGCGTATCACCTACATGCTGACGCCGAGACGGCCGATTGGGACACCTCAGCAGACGGGTACCGGCTGCCGACCGAGGCCGAATGGGAGCACGCCTGTCGTGCGGGTACCACCGGCCCGCGGTACGGACAGCTCGATGAAGTCGCCTGGTACCAGGGCAACTCGGATGGGCAGATCCACCCCGTGGGCGGCAAGCAGCCCAATGCCTGGGGCCTGTACGACATGCTCGGCAATGCCTGGGATTGGTGCTGGGACGTCTACGACGCCGAGGTCTATGGCACCTATCGGGTCCTCCGTGGTGGTGGATGGGCTGACGAGCATTGGAGTTGCCGGGCGTCGGTGCGGCGGCGCAGCCATCCAACCTTCCGGATCGACGACGTGGGATTCCGCGTCGCACGCTCCACACCACCCACCTCCGCCGTCACAGCCTCGTTCTGA
- a CDS encoding helix-turn-helix domain-containing protein yields MQGLAQGAQIVLACARGWNTTVVAVRLNTERKTVARWRTRFLRDRLEGLSDEPRPGVPRTITDSQVEEVVVRTLEETHAGGTRWSKRELATVVGISPASVLRIWHASGLRPRRTETFKISLTRCRLTRSAMSSASTSPRRPTRWCSQLPEALQYPAYLFAACGRHSGLDGRLAPGKCRLRCPRPDGRGLFRGERAQ; encoded by the coding sequence GTGCAGGGCCTGGCCCAGGGTGCGCAGATCGTGCTCGCGTGCGCGCGGGGGTGGAACACCACCGTGGTGGCCGTGCGGTTGAACACGGAACGCAAGACGGTGGCCAGATGGCGGACCCGATTCCTGCGTGACCGGCTGGAGGGCCTGTCGGACGAGCCGCGGCCCGGGGTGCCGCGGACCATCACCGACTCCCAGGTGGAAGAGGTGGTGGTCCGCACCCTCGAAGAGACACACGCGGGCGGGACGCGCTGGTCGAAGCGGGAGCTCGCCACAGTCGTGGGGATCTCTCCGGCGAGCGTGCTGAGAATCTGGCACGCCTCCGGCCTGCGGCCCAGGCGGACCGAGACCTTCAAGATCTCCCTGACCCGCTGCCGATTGACAAGATCCGCGATGTCGTCGGCCTCCACCTCGCCCCGCCGGCCAACGCGGTGGTGTTCGCAGCTTCCCGAGGCGCTTCAGTATCCGGCGTACCTGTTCGCCGCCTGCGGCCGGCATTCCGGCCTGGACGGCCGCCTCGCCCCGGGGAAGTGCCGTCTCCGTTGCCCGCGCCCGGACGGTCGTGGCCTCTTCCGGGGCGAGCGCGCGCAGTAG
- a CDS encoding cyclic-phosphate processing receiver domain-containing protein, with amino-acid sequence MKEVPTEPMPVVLGIDDLRPLPRATRIARTSREGIQLLEEHRDSFIDELWLDHDLGGDDTIMPVVTLMEEAAFSGRPFQIGAVFVHSANPIGAETVVRSLTRWNYHVQRATA; translated from the coding sequence GTGAAAGAAGTCCCCACCGAGCCGATGCCCGTCGTCCTCGGCATAGACGACCTCCGGCCGCTCCCCAGGGCCACGCGGATTGCCCGCACCAGCCGCGAAGGCATCCAGCTCCTGGAAGAGCACCGCGACAGCTTCATTGACGAGTTGTGGCTCGACCACGATCTCGGCGGCGACGACACCATCATGCCGGTGGTGACCCTCATGGAAGAAGCCGCCTTCAGCGGACGGCCCTTTCAGATCGGAGCTGTCTTCGTTCACAGCGCCAACCCCATCGGCGCCGAAACCGTTGTCCGGTCTCTCACACGCTGGAACTACCACGTCCAGCGGGCAACGGCCTAG
- the ltrA gene encoding group II intron reverse transcriptase/maturase, whose translation MNTDELEWALMKAERRVLEIQTKLHRWAVDDSHRRFDDLFNLVADPAFLLVAWDRVRGNKGARTAGVDGKTARSIEVGQGVETFLDKLRTQIRDRSFYPVPVRERMIPKANGKLRRLGIPTVADRVVQASLKLVLEPVFEADFLPCSYGFRPNRRAHDAIAESRYLASHGYEWVVEGDITACFDEIAHPALMERVRNRIGDKRVLSLVKAFLKSGILSRDGAFTDTRTGTPQGGILSPLLANIALSVLDEHIAQAPGGPDGTSEDRRRRRRRGLPNYRLVRYADDFLVLVFGRREHAEELRDEVAEALKSMGLRLSVEKTKITHIDEGLDFLGWRIQRHWKRGTDRQYIYTYPARKSVRSVTGKVKELTGRQNVGLSLESLLHRLNSVLRGWCAYFRPGVSNVAFCYLSHYTWMRVTRWIRRKHPGITWKQLRRRYYSGGWWPVTEEAELLNPAKVSTTRYRYRGKLIPSPWPTTA comes from the coding sequence GTGAATACCGACGAGCTGGAATGGGCCTTGATGAAGGCCGAACGCCGGGTACTGGAGATCCAGACCAAGCTGCACCGTTGGGCTGTCGATGATTCTCATCGCAGGTTCGACGACCTGTTCAACCTCGTGGCCGATCCCGCCTTCCTGTTGGTGGCGTGGGACCGTGTCCGGGGAAACAAGGGTGCCCGCACGGCCGGAGTGGATGGGAAGACCGCCCGCTCCATCGAGGTCGGGCAAGGGGTCGAGACGTTTCTCGACAAGCTGCGGACCCAGATCAGAGACCGCAGCTTCTATCCGGTCCCTGTCCGCGAGCGGATGATTCCCAAGGCGAATGGCAAGCTTCGTCGTCTCGGGATTCCGACCGTGGCGGACCGAGTGGTCCAGGCGTCCTTGAAGCTGGTGCTGGAGCCGGTATTCGAAGCGGATTTCCTCCCGTGTTCTTATGGGTTCCGCCCGAACCGCCGAGCCCACGATGCGATCGCCGAGAGTCGCTACCTCGCCAGCCACGGATACGAGTGGGTGGTGGAGGGCGACATCACGGCGTGCTTCGACGAGATCGCGCACCCGGCCCTCATGGAACGGGTGCGGAATCGAATCGGGGACAAGCGGGTGCTGTCCTTGGTGAAGGCGTTCTTGAAGTCCGGGATCTTGTCCCGTGACGGAGCTTTCACGGACACACGCACCGGGACCCCGCAGGGCGGGATCCTGTCGCCGCTGCTGGCCAACATCGCACTCTCGGTCCTGGACGAGCACATCGCCCAGGCCCCCGGAGGGCCAGATGGCACCTCCGAGGACCGGCGCAGGAGACGGCGCCGAGGATTGCCCAACTACCGGCTGGTCCGGTACGCGGACGACTTCCTCGTACTCGTCTTCGGGCGCCGCGAACATGCCGAGGAACTACGCGACGAGGTCGCAGAGGCATTGAAGTCGATGGGCCTTCGCCTGTCGGTGGAGAAGACAAAGATCACGCACATTGACGAGGGCCTTGATTTTCTCGGATGGCGCATCCAGCGCCACTGGAAACGGGGCACTGACCGGCAGTACATCTACACCTATCCCGCACGGAAGTCAGTACGTTCCGTAACGGGCAAGGTGAAGGAACTGACCGGACGACAGAACGTCGGCCTGTCGCTGGAGTCCTTGCTCCACCGACTGAACTCGGTGTTGCGAGGATGGTGCGCGTATTTCCGTCCCGGAGTGTCGAACGTCGCTTTCTGTTACCTCAGCCACTACACGTGGATGAGGGTGACTAGATGGATCCGGCGCAAACATCCCGGAATCACTTGGAAGCAGCTCCGCCGACGTTATTACAGCGGCGGCTGGTGGCCTGTCACAGAGGAAGCGGAACTGCTCAACCCGGCAAAGGTAAGCACGACCAGATACCGATACCGGGGAAAACTCATTCCGTCTCCGTGGCCCACTACGGCATGA